A section of the Oryzias melastigma strain HK-1 linkage group LG14, ASM292280v2, whole genome shotgun sequence genome encodes:
- the rab38c gene encoding ras-related protein Rab-32, with amino-acid sequence MQQQQELLFKVLVIGDLGVGKTSIIKRYVHQIFSQHYRATIGVDFVLKVLQWDNDRVVRLQLWDIAGQERYGNMTRVYYREAVGALVVFDVTRASTFDAVLKWKDDLDSKVTLSHGRPVPAVLLANKSDQMASQVPKLDSFCRENGFVGWFETSAKDNTNIEEAARCLVEHILTNEESPAAEREAGSLILSGYTSATKKHFSCSSCVK; translated from the exons atgcagcagcagcaggagcttctgTTCAAAGTTCTGGTCATCGGGGACTTAGGAGTTGGAAAAACGTCCATCATCAAGCGGTACGTCCATCAGATCTTCTCCCAGCACTACAGAGCCACCATCGGGGTTGACTTTGTCCTGAAGGTGCTGCAGTGGGACAACGACAGGGTGGTCCGCCTGCAGCTGTGGGACATAGCAG GACAGGAGCGGTATGGGAACATGACTCGTGTGTACTACCGGGAGGCTGTCGGAGCCCTGGTGGTGTTCGACGTGACCAGGGCCTCCACGTTCGATGCCGTGCTGAAGTGGAAGGACGACCTGGATTCTAAG GTGACTCTGAGCCACGGGAGACCCGTTCCAGCCGTACTCTTAGCCAACAAGTCCGACCAGATGGCTTCCCAGGTGCCCAAGCTGGACTCCTTCTGCAGGGAGAACGGCTTTGTGGGCTGGTTTGAGACCTCTGCAAAG GACAACACAAACATCGAGGAAGCAGCTCGCTGCCTGGTGGAGCACATCCTGACCAACGAAGAGAGTCCAGCCGCGGAGCGAGAAGCCGGCTCCCTCATCCTCTCTGGATACACGAGCGccacaaagaaacatttcagctgctcctcctgtgTGAAATGA
- the slc7a3a gene encoding cationic amino acid transporter 3a, translating into MASKLTKFGKILLRRRALDCSGEETRFARCLSTLDLIALGVGSTLGAGVYVLAGEVAREKAGPAIVLCFLIAALSSMLAGLCYAEFGARVPKTGSAYLYSYVTVGEIWAFITGWNLILSYVIGTASVARAWSSTFDNLVEQKISSFFKAAMEMKVPGKVLAEYPDLFALILVLLLTGLLAFGVSESALVNKIFTGINLVVLGFVIVSGFVKGDAANWNLKEEDYINFINNTNSTTKPLDVKKDFGEGGFAPFGLTGVLSGAATCFYAFVGFDCIATTSEEAKNPMRSIPIGIVASLLICFFAYFGVSAALTMMMPYYELNTQSPLPVAFSYVGWGPARYIVAFGSLCALSTSLLGSMFPMPRVIYAMAEDGLLFRALSRMSERTKTPVLATIVSGIVAALMAFLFDLGALVDLMSIGTLLAYSLVAICVLILRYQPGTLNSSSQMEKLMDVERIDSGDEYGMEMDEKPLRETFTPKLLFSPSGKIPTEISGNIVYVTTAVISVLITVLCIILANCLPELLNGHPGVIAPCAILTVLCGVCVIIIWRQPESKEALTFKVPLLPWLPLFSVFVNIYLMMQLDVATWLRFAVWMVIGFAIYFFYGIKNSSENADGSFPRKYELASQNNSPVYKGTPDESNQEAGSL; encoded by the exons ATGGCCAGCAAGCTGACCAAGTTTGGCAAAATTCTGCTCCGTCGCCGGGCATTAGACTGCTCCGGCGAGGAGACCCGCTTCGCCCGCTGCTTGTCCACCCTGGACCTCATCGCTTTGGGGGTGGGCTCCACGCTGGGCGCCGGCGTCTACGTCCTGGCTGGCGAGGTCGCCCGCGAGAAGGCGGGGCCGGCCATCGTCCTCTGCTTCCTCATCGCCGCTCTGTCCTCCATGCTGGCTGGTCTGTGCTACGCCGAGTTCGGCGCCCGGGTCCCCAAAACGGGTTCTGCGTACCTCTACAGCTACGTAACAGTCGGAGAGATCTGGGCCTTCATCACGGGGTGGAACCTCATCCTCTCGTATGTCATAG GCACGGCCAGCGTGGCCAGGGCTTGGAGCTCAACCTTTGATAACCTGGTGGAGCAAAAGATCTCAAGCTTCTTCAAAGCTGCCATGGAAATGAAGGTTCCTGGTAAAGTGCTGGCAGAGTACCCGGACCTGTTTGCCCTGATCCTGGTTCTCTTACTCACCG GGCTTCTAGCTTTCGGTGTGAGCGAGTCCGCGCTGGTGAATAAAATCTTCACGGGTATCAATCTGGTGGTCCTGGGGTTCGTCATCGTCTCCGGCTTTGTGAAGGGGGACGCGGCCAACTGGAACCTCAAAGAGGAAGATTACATTAACTTCATAAACAACACCAACAGCACCACCAAGCCTTTGGA CGTGAAGAAAGACTTTGGTGAAGGCGGCTTTGCTCCGTTTGGCCTCACTGGAGTCTTGTCGGGTGCAGCCACCTGTTTCTATGCCTTTGTGGGCTTTGACTGCATTGCCACAACAA GTGAAGAGGCGAAGAACCCCATGCGCTCCATTCCCATCGGCATCGTGGCCTCTCTGCTCATTTGCTTCTTTGCTTACTTTGGAGTGTCCGCTGCTCTGACTATGATGATGCCATACTACGAGCTGAATACCCAGAGTCCTCTGCCTGTGGCCTTCAGCTACGTCGGCTGGGGTCCTGCCAGATACATTGTGGCCTTTGGTTCTCTGTGTGCCCTGTCCACCAG CCTCCTAGGCTCCATGTTCCCCATGCCCCGTGTGATTTATGCCATGGCAGAGGACGGCCTGCTGTTTCGGGCTCTGTCCCGGATGAGTGAACGCACTAAGACCCCTGTGCTGGCGACCATCGTGTCTGGCATTGTTGCAG CTCTGATGGCGTTTCTTTTTGACCTCGGAGCTCTGGTTGACCTCATGTCCATCGGAACTCTGCTGGCATACTCCCTGGTGGCCATCTGCGTCCTAATTCTCAG GTACCAGCCAGGCACCCTGAATTCATCCAGTCAGATGGAGAAACTAATGGATGTGGAGAGGATCGACAGCGGGGACGAGTACGGCATGGAGATGGACGAGAAACCCCTGAGAGAGACCTTTACTCCCAAGCTGCTGTTCAGTCCGAGTGGAAAGATTCCAACCGAGATCTCTGGGAACATCGTCTATGTGACCACTGCTGTTATTT ctgttCTCATCACGGTTCTGTGCATCATTCTGGCCAACTGTCTGCCGGAGCTGCTCAACGGCCATCCGGGCGTGATTGCGCCCTGCGCCATCCTGACTGTGCTCTGTGGCGTCTGCGTCATCATCATCTGGAGGCAGCCTGAGAGCAAAGAGGCGCTCACCTTTAAG gtcCCTCTGCTTCCCTGGTTGCCTCTTTTCAGCGTTTTCGTCAACATCTACCTCATGATGCAGCTGGACGTCGCCACATGGCTGCGTTTCGCCGTCTGGATGGTTATCG GTTTCGCCATCTACTTCTTCTACGGCATCAAGAACAGCAGCGAAAACGCAGACGGCTCATTCCCACGCAAATATGAGCTCGCATCGCAAAACAACAGCCCCGTGTACAAGGGCACCCCCGACGAGAGCAACCAAGAGGCCGGCAGCCTGTGA
- the LOC112142979 gene encoding ras-related protein Rab-39B, with protein sequence METIWLYQFRLIVIGDSTVGKSCLIRRFTEGRFAQVSDPTVGVDFFSRLVEIEPGKRIKLQIWDTAGQERFRSITRAYYRNSVGGLLLFDITNRRSFQNVHNWLEEARSHVQPHSIVFLLVGHKCDLEAQRQVTQHEAEKLAGAYGMRYVETSARDAINVEKAFVDLTREIFELVRDGDIKIQDGWEGVKSGFVPNTVHSSEEVTKGSRQCFC encoded by the exons ATGGAGACGATATGGCTTTACCAGTTCCGTCTGATTGTCATCGGAGACTCCACGGTGGGAAAGTCCTGCCTGATCCGGAGGTTCACGGAGGGCCGCTTCGCCCAGGTGTCTGACCCCACCGTGGGAGTGGACTTCTTTTCTCGTCTGGTAGAGATTGAGCCAGGAAAGAGGATCAAACTACAGATCTGGGACACCGCAGGACAAGAGAGGTTCAG GTCCATCACCAGGGCCTACTATCGGAACTCCGTCGGGGGTTTGTTGCTCTTCGACATCACAAACCGCCGTTCCTTCCAAAACGTCCACAACTGGCTGGAGGAGGCGCGGAGCCACGTCCAGCCGCACAGCATCGTCTTCCTGCTCGTCGGCCACAAGTGTGACCTGGAGGCTCAGCGTCAGGTGACCCAGCACGAGGCCGAGAAGCTGGCGGGGGCGTACGGGATGCGCTACGTGGAGACGTCTGCGCGAGACGCTATCAACGTGGAGAAG GCGTTCGTGGATCTGACGAGGGAAATCTTCGAACTGGTGCGGGACGGCGACATCAAGATCCAGGACGGCTGGGAAGGAGTCAAGAGCGGATTTGTTCCCAACACCGTCCACTCCTCCGAGGAGGTGACCAAAGGCAGCCGGCAGTGCTTCTGCTGA